The following proteins come from a genomic window of Proteiniphilum propionicum:
- a CDS encoding DUF4961 domain-containing protein yields MKKMIQTIREKKAFYTILLLLGLIMFSCVYLDSVKVTQIYDGEEVAWAKAGDIATFTLKGHIECHEDHNGVKFVVGFLAPKSWKVSQNAKVTYKNDLAEDPNQEKTMSLIPETSLPKNGGGRTWVEALTQEYGVGPNVLDDMEWVVFWTDDSWDIVNNANPNYTIYIRTNVGEQNMKATLGFFVNHTDDGFSNGGDHKKVKFSDECFEVVDGKGLTIDYCNDHYNKVQPLASLQDDFVTFSFNGAVNLDNALSKSGEVYLKAIAVTDAGNRYTVNEKSGKTQLTKENAFSDTYSITIWPSDFFSVNDDEHIVSVDYWFTNKNETIVISKTDDDALLGEENPEEMAPFYFEFLCE; encoded by the coding sequence ATGAAAAAAATGATACAAACAATCCGGGAGAAAAAAGCATTCTACACGATTTTGCTTTTGCTGGGATTAATCATGTTTAGCTGTGTATACCTTGATTCAGTAAAAGTAACGCAGATATATGACGGAGAAGAAGTAGCCTGGGCAAAAGCGGGAGACATCGCTACATTTACGCTCAAGGGACACATTGAATGCCATGAAGATCATAACGGTGTAAAATTTGTGGTGGGTTTCCTTGCTCCAAAGAGTTGGAAAGTGTCGCAGAACGCGAAGGTTACCTACAAAAATGACCTTGCTGAGGATCCCAATCAGGAAAAAACCATGTCATTAATTCCAGAAACATCCTTGCCCAAGAACGGCGGAGGACGCACCTGGGTGGAAGCATTGACACAGGAGTATGGTGTGGGTCCCAACGTGCTGGATGACATGGAATGGGTGGTTTTTTGGACCGACGACTCATGGGATATCGTCAATAATGCCAATCCCAATTATACCATTTACATTCGGACGAATGTGGGAGAACAAAATATGAAAGCAACGCTGGGATTCTTTGTGAATCACACCGATGATGGTTTTAGCAACGGTGGTGATCATAAAAAGGTGAAATTCAGCGATGAATGCTTCGAAGTCGTGGATGGAAAAGGTCTTACAATCGACTATTGCAATGATCACTACAATAAAGTGCAGCCACTGGCATCGTTGCAGGATGATTTTGTGACTTTCAGTTTCAATGGTGCCGTAAACCTGGATAATGCACTCTCCAAATCGGGAGAAGTCTACCTGAAAGCAATTGCTGTCACTGATGCTGGGAATCGTTACACAGTGAATGAAAAGAGTGGAAAAACACAGTTGACAAAAGAAAACGCCTTTTCTGATACCTATAGTATTACAATCTGGCCTTCAGATTTTTTCAGTGTCAATGATGATGAACACATTGTATCTGTGGATTATTGGTTCACAAATAAAAATGAAACCATTGTGATCTCCAAAACGGATGATGATGCCCTTCTGGGTGAAGAAAACCCGGAAGAGATGGCTCCCTTTTATTTCGAGTTTTTGTGTGAATGA
- a CDS encoding DUF5004 domain-containing protein — translation MKNKIIKVAFVLLSMIVLNACNKFSATESDVYEETHKDLSGIWKLEKVTRNGIDITGLMDFSKFSLELKENGNYVIENYLPFVVKNNGRWQVDDPLYPFHLIFEEEGGSSEEVNVEIEYMIVNGKRSLSIDLSPGCFSNVYTYVFNRTDQQ, via the coding sequence ATGAAAAACAAGATAATAAAAGTGGCTTTTGTGCTGCTCTCCATGATCGTGTTGAATGCATGTAACAAATTTAGTGCGACGGAGAGCGACGTGTATGAAGAAACTCACAAGGACTTGAGCGGGATCTGGAAGCTGGAAAAAGTAACACGCAACGGAATTGATATTACCGGACTGATGGACTTTTCCAAATTCAGCCTCGAACTGAAAGAAAATGGAAACTATGTGATTGAAAACTACCTGCCTTTTGTGGTAAAAAATAACGGGAGATGGCAAGTGGACGATCCTCTTTACCCTTTTCACCTGATATTTGAGGAAGAAGGGGGAAGCTCGGAGGAAGTAAACGTTGAAATTGAATATATGATTGTAAACGGAAAGCGTTCACTCTCTATTGACCTTAGTCCTGGCTGTTTCAGCAACGTTTATACTTATGTATTTAACAGAACAGATCAACAATAA
- a CDS encoding RagB/SusD family nutrient uptake outer membrane protein: MKNSLKFTLFLFFVWSLASCNNDFLDQTQTTDLDENKVFSDSAYTAGFLTQIYVDVGFDTDLNRFNGWGTKGGGLQVASDEAEFVQSNAISTGMMFATGTINPVTVTADVWEKCYRNIRRANVFLKKVDGAPIIESTKQQYKSEARALRAWYYFILLRHYGGIPLIGDEVYGAEDEMKTSRNTFAECVDYIVTEAEAVLKSHTLQPRTRGRNNGRVSEAVCRSLISRVLLYAASPLYNGSGFGTEDTKELLGYPTYDENRWKLALDAARNMLTMSGNFRLFDYHLNDRKEYEPGFGFYAIFFPPDFNNITQYEGQTFDMGAYCELIFEKKDRHGVTVMSFLDPPSCGGGGDAGYVYGDLANAFPMIDGKPIGESAYPYNPLRPNLNRDPRFANTVIYDSCKVYSGGNADHIVYTRQGRGATQDAVHSGTPTGYYIRKMIHRNASANYWLEPPQNRPLIRYAEILLNYAEAANEFFGPDYTEFLGEQEMSVYTALKLIRKRAGIQAGEDGMYGLKSHMSKEEMRDAIRLERRLELAFEGFRFFDVRRWKIAEQTDNVMMRGMEITREANGNKTWREFDVRKHVFRQGMYFWPIPYQETVKSPDLLQNPFYD; this comes from the coding sequence ATGAAGAATTCTTTGAAATTTACTTTATTCCTTTTTTTTGTCTGGAGTCTGGCCTCTTGCAACAATGACTTTCTGGATCAGACCCAAACGACAGATTTGGATGAGAACAAAGTCTTTTCCGACAGTGCGTATACCGCCGGTTTTCTAACCCAGATCTATGTGGATGTAGGATTTGATACCGACCTCAACCGCTTCAATGGCTGGGGTACGAAAGGAGGAGGGTTGCAGGTTGCCAGCGACGAAGCTGAGTTTGTTCAGTCGAATGCCATTTCCACCGGGATGATGTTTGCTACCGGAACCATCAATCCTGTGACGGTCACGGCAGATGTCTGGGAAAAATGTTACCGGAACATCCGTCGGGCGAATGTTTTTTTGAAAAAAGTTGACGGAGCGCCGATTATTGAATCCACAAAACAACAGTATAAATCGGAAGCCAGAGCGCTCAGGGCATGGTATTATTTTATCCTTTTACGTCACTACGGAGGGATACCGTTGATTGGAGATGAGGTCTATGGTGCGGAGGATGAAATGAAAACCAGTCGCAACACTTTTGCCGAGTGTGTGGATTACATTGTAACAGAGGCCGAAGCAGTCCTGAAATCACATACCCTGCAACCACGCACAAGGGGTCGTAACAATGGAAGGGTGAGCGAAGCTGTTTGCAGGAGCCTGATATCCCGTGTCTTGTTATATGCAGCCAGTCCTTTATACAACGGGAGCGGATTTGGTACCGAAGATACAAAAGAACTGCTGGGTTATCCCACCTACGATGAGAACAGGTGGAAACTGGCACTCGACGCGGCAAGGAATATGCTGACGATGAGCGGTAACTTCCGATTGTTTGATTATCATTTGAATGATCGCAAGGAATATGAACCGGGATTTGGATTTTACGCGATCTTCTTTCCGCCCGATTTTAATAATATTACGCAATACGAAGGGCAGACATTTGATATGGGAGCCTATTGCGAATTGATTTTCGAGAAAAAAGATCGTCATGGTGTCACGGTGATGTCTTTTCTGGATCCTCCTTCATGCGGCGGTGGCGGCGATGCTGGTTATGTATACGGTGATCTTGCCAATGCCTTTCCGATGATTGACGGTAAGCCGATAGGTGAAAGTGCATATCCCTACAATCCGTTGCGGCCCAACCTGAACAGAGATCCCCGGTTCGCAAATACGGTGATCTATGACAGTTGTAAGGTTTACAGCGGAGGCAATGCAGATCATATTGTATACACCCGTCAGGGTAGGGGGGCTACGCAGGATGCGGTGCACAGCGGGACTCCCACCGGGTATTATATCCGCAAAATGATTCATCGGAATGCTTCTGCCAATTATTGGCTCGAGCCGCCACAGAATCGTCCTCTGATAAGATATGCAGAGATATTACTTAACTATGCCGAAGCGGCCAACGAGTTTTTTGGCCCTGATTATACTGAGTTCCTTGGTGAACAGGAGATGAGTGTCTATACAGCCTTGAAACTCATTCGAAAACGCGCTGGTATCCAAGCGGGTGAAGATGGAATGTATGGTCTTAAATCCCATATGAGCAAGGAGGAGATGAGAGATGCTATTCGTCTGGAACGTCGTCTGGAACTTGCATTTGAGGGTTTCCGATTCTTCGACGTGCGTCGCTGGAAGATCGCAGAGCAGACAGACAATGTCATGATGCGTGGAATGGAAATTACCAGAGAAGCAAATGGTAATAAAACCTGGCGTGAGTTTGATGTGAGAAAACATGTATTCCGTCAGGGTATGTACTTTTGGCCTATCCCCTATCAGGAGACAGTAAAATCGCCAGATTTGTTACAGAATCCTTTTTATGATTAA
- a CDS encoding SGNH/GDSL hydrolase family protein has protein sequence MKKIVVVIYLLSVALHMSAQSIPVFKEGERVAFIGNSITCGGRYHSYIWLYYMTHFPGMRIDIFNEGIGGDVVQQMSQRMDKVFEHRPTIVTLTFGMNDVGYMDFTLPGNDTIGERNVKTSLNHYQQMEKILKKQPRVKKILIGSSPYDETSKLNKVPFPGKNNLIADISDYLAKRAADNQWYFIDFNRPMVAINQREQQFDSTFTLCGRDRIHPSTDGHLVMAYLFLRAQGLAGNPVADISIYAAGKAITHAVNCTVSDLSVSAQNICFTYLAKSLPFPIDSSYYDNELHNQADGLKVIPFMEELNQEVLTVAGLPDGYYLLKIGGKEIARFTAYQLRRGINLASYGNTPQYERAQKIARLNEQRWLMEREMREYYWMEYHLMRRTGMLWKGDEAAVDTLLKYREIDPFVNWNHKYWLHLRSESVRKNTIEEQQHLTDQIYRENRPEALKVELIKL, from the coding sequence ATGAAAAAAATTGTAGTCGTTATTTATCTGCTGTCAGTCGCCCTTCATATGAGCGCACAAAGTATTCCCGTTTTCAAAGAGGGCGAACGGGTTGCTTTTATAGGAAACAGCATCACCTGCGGTGGTCGTTATCACTCTTATATCTGGCTTTATTATATGACCCATTTTCCGGGAATGCGGATCGATATCTTTAATGAAGGGATCGGTGGTGATGTGGTACAACAAATGTCACAGAGAATGGATAAAGTGTTTGAGCATCGTCCCACCATTGTGACCCTCACTTTTGGGATGAACGATGTGGGGTATATGGATTTTACGCTTCCTGGAAATGATACAATCGGAGAGAGAAATGTAAAAACCTCCCTGAATCATTATCAACAGATGGAGAAGATCCTGAAAAAACAACCGCGCGTAAAAAAAATACTGATTGGTAGTTCACCGTATGATGAAACTTCAAAACTGAATAAAGTCCCTTTTCCTGGGAAAAACAATCTGATTGCGGATATCTCAGATTATCTGGCGAAGCGAGCTGCGGATAATCAATGGTATTTTATTGATTTCAACCGTCCCATGGTCGCAATCAATCAACGGGAACAACAGTTTGATTCTACCTTCACTTTGTGCGGACGTGATCGCATTCATCCTTCCACAGACGGTCATCTGGTCATGGCTTATCTTTTCCTAAGAGCACAGGGTCTGGCTGGTAATCCGGTCGCTGATATTTCCATCTATGCTGCAGGGAAAGCCATTACGCATGCAGTGAATTGTACTGTTTCAGATCTTTCTGTTTCTGCACAAAATATTTGTTTTACTTATCTGGCAAAATCACTTCCTTTTCCTATCGATTCATCCTATTATGACAATGAATTGCACAATCAGGCTGATGGCTTGAAGGTGATTCCATTTATGGAGGAGCTGAACCAGGAAGTATTGACTGTAGCAGGGTTACCAGATGGATACTACTTGCTAAAAATTGGAGGAAAGGAGATTGCCCGTTTTACGGCATACCAGTTAAGACGGGGAATCAACCTGGCTTCTTATGGAAATACCCCGCAATACGAGAGAGCACAGAAAATAGCCAGGTTGAACGAGCAGCGCTGGTTGATGGAAAGGGAAATGAGAGAGTATTACTGGATGGAATATCATTTGATGCGTAGAACAGGAATGTTGTGGAAAGGAGATGAAGCGGCTGTGGATACGCTCCTTAAATACCGAGAGATTGATCCGTTTGTGAACTGGAACCATAAATACTGGCTTCATTTAAGGAGTGAAAGTGTTCGTAAAAATACCATCGAAGAACAACAGCATCTGACCGATCAGATATACCGCGAAAATAGACCTGAAGCATTGAAGGTTGAACTGATCAAACTCTGA
- a CDS encoding alpha-L-rhamnosidase: MRKSILFLLCAFCNFYFLIAKPISLVDLRCENLINPIGIDNLAPHFSWKLKGDSIARQQSFEIQVATDSVLFDKGKADLWNTRIHSSASVMVPYQGASLRSRLLCYWRVRVWDEHGKTSDWSPVQRFAVGIVAKDYLKGAYIGLGGGDVRSPLLRKSFVVNERGVTFLHVNSLGYHEIYINGKKVGEDVLSPAVSQLNKRSLVVTYDVTSYLQQGKNEIVLWLGQGWYKKTTFGAEHDGPVVRAEMCTLQQGKWRQIVATDAFWSGRASGYADTGTWQALQFGGERIDGRLLPACLTSENLDRLKWEPAKVMAITPHQVSSQMCETNRIQEVLSPKSIEALGNDTWLVDMGKMVTGWFELSVPALNAGHEIVVTYSDFMTKEGQIEEQGERDLYIASGREGDLFRNKFNHHAFRYAKIANLPERPTSSQIKAYLIHGDYQPAATFRCSDNELNAIHDMVNYTLRCLTFSGYMVDCPHLERTGYGGDGNSSTQALQTMFDVSPTYMNWLQSWKDVMREGGSLPHVAPNPGAGGGGPYWCGFMVLAPWRTFVNYGDPRPLELYYDAMKQWMSYVDKYTVEGLLKRWPDTPYRDWYLGDWLAPYGVDTGAQSSIDLVNNCFISECLQTLEKIALQLDKPDEAQLFADKSAVLNKLIHQTFFDAEMNIYATGSQLDMSYPMLVGAVPEELIGKVRDQLISRTKEQHKGHIAAGLVGVPILTEWTIRNREADFMYDMLKQRDYPGYLYMLQNNATTTWEYWSGERSRVHNCYNGIGSWFYQAVGGIRPDEQYPGYQHVFIEPQIPEGVTWAHTTKETPYGTIILKWEVKDNVQRMHFLLPAGVEATVLVPKHTQKGTLNEDELSLEGDLFLKSGTYDVEFVLPQPGLN; this comes from the coding sequence ATGCGGAAAAGTATCTTGTTTCTTTTATGCGCTTTTTGCAATTTCTATTTTTTGATTGCCAAGCCGATCAGTCTTGTGGATCTGCGTTGTGAGAACCTCATAAATCCAATAGGCATAGATAACCTGGCGCCACACTTCAGTTGGAAATTAAAAGGGGATTCCATCGCGAGGCAACAATCCTTTGAAATTCAGGTCGCTACAGATAGTGTGCTGTTTGATAAAGGGAAAGCCGATTTGTGGAATACCCGCATTCACTCATCCGCCTCGGTGATGGTTCCCTATCAGGGAGCCTCCTTGAGATCCCGCTTGCTTTGCTATTGGAGGGTACGCGTATGGGATGAGCATGGGAAAACTTCTGATTGGAGCCCTGTGCAACGTTTTGCTGTGGGTATCGTAGCGAAGGATTATCTGAAGGGAGCATATATTGGATTGGGTGGGGGAGATGTCAGATCGCCTCTCCTGAGAAAATCATTTGTTGTCAACGAACGAGGTGTCACATTCTTGCATGTCAATTCTTTGGGTTATCACGAAATATACATCAACGGGAAAAAAGTAGGAGAGGATGTGTTATCGCCTGCCGTATCGCAGTTAAATAAACGTTCGTTGGTGGTTACCTATGACGTGACCTCTTATCTGCAGCAGGGAAAAAACGAAATCGTGCTATGGCTCGGACAGGGATGGTATAAGAAGACAACTTTCGGAGCTGAACACGACGGACCGGTAGTAAGAGCCGAAATGTGTACCCTGCAGCAGGGGAAATGGCGACAGATTGTGGCGACAGATGCTTTCTGGAGCGGTCGCGCGAGCGGATACGCAGACACTGGAACATGGCAGGCCCTGCAGTTCGGAGGAGAAAGAATAGACGGTCGACTTCTTCCGGCTTGTTTGACATCCGAGAACCTGGATAGATTGAAATGGGAGCCGGCAAAAGTGATGGCCATTACGCCTCATCAGGTTTCATCTCAAATGTGTGAAACCAACAGGATACAGGAGGTACTTTCCCCAAAGAGTATCGAAGCATTGGGCAACGATACCTGGCTCGTAGATATGGGAAAAATGGTGACGGGATGGTTCGAACTGTCGGTTCCTGCACTCAATGCAGGACACGAGATCGTAGTTACATACAGCGATTTCATGACCAAAGAGGGTCAAATTGAAGAGCAGGGTGAACGGGATCTATACATTGCTTCCGGCAGGGAAGGGGATCTGTTTCGAAATAAATTCAACCATCACGCTTTCCGTTATGCCAAGATTGCCAATCTGCCGGAGAGGCCCACTTCCAGTCAGATAAAAGCATATCTGATACACGGTGATTATCAGCCGGCGGCAACGTTCAGATGTTCCGACAATGAGCTGAATGCTATTCATGACATGGTCAATTATACCCTGCGTTGTCTCACATTTAGCGGTTATATGGTGGATTGTCCCCATCTGGAGCGCACCGGTTACGGCGGCGACGGGAACTCATCAACACAAGCGCTCCAGACGATGTTTGATGTATCGCCCACCTATATGAACTGGTTACAGAGCTGGAAAGATGTAATGCGTGAGGGAGGCAGCTTGCCTCATGTGGCGCCAAATCCCGGTGCAGGAGGTGGGGGACCTTATTGGTGCGGATTCATGGTGCTGGCTCCCTGGCGGACTTTTGTCAACTATGGCGATCCCCGTCCCCTGGAGCTCTACTACGATGCAATGAAACAGTGGATGAGCTATGTGGATAAATATACCGTGGAGGGCTTGTTAAAACGCTGGCCGGATACCCCCTACCGTGACTGGTATCTGGGGGACTGGCTTGCTCCATACGGAGTGGATACCGGTGCTCAGTCTTCCATTGATCTGGTGAACAACTGTTTTATCAGCGAGTGTTTGCAAACACTGGAGAAGATTGCCTTACAACTTGATAAGCCGGATGAGGCACAGCTTTTTGCCGATAAAAGCGCTGTACTGAACAAGTTGATTCATCAAACATTCTTCGATGCCGAAATGAATATCTATGCCACAGGATCGCAGCTCGATATGTCCTATCCCATGCTGGTGGGAGCAGTGCCAGAGGAGTTGATCGGAAAAGTGAGAGATCAGTTGATTTCCCGGACCAAGGAGCAGCACAAGGGTCATATTGCAGCCGGATTGGTTGGAGTGCCCATTCTAACTGAATGGACAATCCGGAACAGGGAAGCAGATTTTATGTATGACATGTTAAAGCAGCGGGATTATCCCGGTTATCTCTACATGCTCCAAAACAATGCCACCACCACCTGGGAATACTGGAGCGGTGAACGCAGCAGGGTTCATAATTGCTACAACGGTATTGGTAGTTGGTTCTACCAGGCTGTGGGAGGAATCCGCCCCGATGAGCAGTACCCTGGTTATCAGCATGTTTTTATTGAGCCGCAGATCCCCGAAGGAGTGACATGGGCGCATACGACCAAGGAGACTCCCTACGGGACCATCATCCTGAAATGGGAAGTGAAAGACAACGTGCAACGGATGCACTTCTTGTTGCCCGCGGGAGTGGAGGCTACAGTTCTTGTACCCAAACATACACAAAAAGGGACACTGAATGAGGATGAACTTTCTTTGGAGGGCGACCTCTTTCTGAAAAGTGGCACATACGATGTAGAGTTTGTGTTGCCGCAGCCGGGTTTGAATTAG
- a CDS encoding glycoside hydrolase family 130 protein: MKFKNNRTPFVTTILGITSLVLLFCSCNHSNQEYEPAFPLGEFVRPRYVNPIIVPDTTALFHCPMNNSDVFWEKGDVFNPGVVVKGEKLHLLYRAEDNSSVGIGTRVSRIGLAESPDGYTMNKRNAPVIYPDSDQNKAYEWPGGCEDPRIAVTEEGTFVLFYTSWDRKTARLCVATSTDLIHWEKQGPAFAKAYEGRFLNEWSKASSILTCLKNDRQVIKKINGHYFMYWGEYVIYGATSTDLLNWTPILNEDNELAVLMSPRKGCFDSDLTECGPPAIWTEEGIILLYNGKNKEGEGDHQYAPNAYCAGQALFDKNDPEKLITRLDKPFLFPEEEFEKSGQYPAGTVFIEGLVYFQQKWFLYYGCADSKVAVAVYDPSTQQ, encoded by the coding sequence ATGAAATTTAAAAATAATCGTACCCCTTTTGTTACAACAATTCTCGGAATCACTTCGTTGGTTCTCCTGTTCTGTTCCTGCAATCATTCCAACCAGGAATATGAACCTGCTTTTCCCCTGGGGGAATTTGTCCGCCCCAGGTACGTGAATCCAATCATTGTTCCCGACACAACAGCGCTGTTTCACTGTCCAATGAATAACAGCGATGTTTTTTGGGAGAAAGGGGATGTGTTCAATCCTGGAGTCGTGGTAAAAGGAGAAAAGCTACATCTCTTGTACCGCGCAGAAGACAACTCATCGGTGGGTATAGGTACGCGTGTTTCAAGAATCGGATTGGCCGAATCCCCTGATGGATATACAATGAATAAAAGGAACGCTCCGGTGATCTACCCGGATAGCGACCAGAACAAAGCATACGAATGGCCGGGAGGATGCGAGGACCCCCGTATAGCAGTGACCGAAGAGGGTACTTTTGTGCTTTTTTACACTTCGTGGGACAGAAAAACGGCCCGATTGTGCGTAGCTACCTCTACAGACTTGATTCACTGGGAAAAACAGGGGCCTGCATTTGCTAAAGCATACGAAGGCCGCTTCCTGAATGAGTGGTCAAAAGCATCCAGCATCCTGACCTGCCTGAAGAATGATCGACAGGTCATCAAAAAGATAAATGGACATTACTTCATGTATTGGGGCGAGTATGTGATTTATGGTGCTACATCTACCGACCTGCTCAACTGGACGCCCATTCTGAATGAAGACAATGAACTGGCGGTCTTGATGTCACCCAGAAAGGGTTGTTTCGACAGTGATCTGACTGAATGCGGACCTCCTGCCATTTGGACGGAAGAGGGTATTATTCTGTTGTATAATGGAAAGAACAAAGAAGGAGAGGGTGATCACCAATATGCACCGAATGCATACTGTGCCGGACAGGCTCTATTCGATAAAAATGATCCTGAAAAATTGATTACACGACTGGATAAACCTTTTCTGTTTCCCGAAGAAGAGTTTGAGAAGAGCGGACAATATCCTGCCGGAACAGTCTTTATTGAAGGGTTGGTCTATTTTCAACAAAAATGGTTTCTTTATTATGGATGTGCCGATTCAAAAGTGGCAGTGGCCGTATATGACCCGTCCACACAACAATGA
- a CDS encoding pirin family protein: protein MMNKRKATRIVRGQHAVDGAGVRLRRVLGAETNPDFDPFLMLDGFDSSDPKDYIKGFPWHPHRGIETITYLVKGKIEHGDSLGNKGTIHDQECQWMTAGSGIIHQEMPKASERMLGCQLWVNLPAKDKMTEPAYGDITKDKIVVTTEENAVVRILAGSYKGKQGVFEGKYVKVTYLDIDLAPDSTWTYTETPNNETLFIYLLDGTLAVDEQLSDFEEKSCAVLFRSANPDEETNDAVVVRSGNQGARFVLLAAKPLREPVAWGGPIVMNSREELQQAFDELDRGTFIKRVN from the coding sequence ATGATGAATAAAAGAAAAGCGACTCGAATTGTGAGAGGCCAACATGCGGTAGATGGCGCCGGTGTTCGTTTACGCAGGGTATTGGGTGCAGAAACCAATCCCGATTTCGATCCATTTCTCATGCTCGATGGATTTGACTCCTCAGATCCAAAGGATTATATCAAAGGGTTCCCCTGGCACCCGCACAGAGGCATCGAAACGATCACCTACCTGGTGAAAGGCAAAATTGAACATGGCGACAGCCTGGGCAACAAGGGAACCATCCATGACCAGGAGTGCCAGTGGATGACAGCCGGATCGGGAATCATCCATCAGGAGATGCCGAAAGCGTCGGAGAGGATGCTGGGGTGCCAGCTCTGGGTCAACCTGCCGGCAAAAGATAAGATGACCGAACCCGCCTATGGTGATATCACGAAGGACAAGATTGTCGTTACAACGGAAGAAAATGCGGTTGTCAGGATACTGGCAGGCTCTTATAAAGGAAAACAAGGCGTCTTTGAAGGCAAGTATGTGAAGGTTACCTACCTTGATATCGATCTTGCACCCGATAGTACATGGACCTACACGGAAACCCCAAACAATGAAACGCTGTTCATCTATCTGCTGGACGGGACATTGGCTGTGGATGAGCAGCTCTCGGATTTTGAAGAGAAGTCGTGTGCCGTTTTATTTCGTTCCGCCAATCCCGATGAAGAGACAAACGATGCAGTCGTTGTACGCTCAGGAAATCAGGGTGCCCGTTTTGTGCTGCTGGCAGCCAAACCACTCCGTGAACCTGTCGCTTGGGGTGGCCCCATTGTGATGAACAGCCGGGAAGAGTTGCAACAGGCTTTCGACGAACTGGATCGCGGCACTTTTATCAAACGAGTCAATTAA